In Thermoplasmata archaeon, one genomic interval encodes:
- a CDS encoding PHP domain-containing protein: TAPDVRAVLRAFTTFPTVKQVYSEGEIKSSVLVEYAGYAGANRSLQVDLEILEAGSWGAGLQYFTGSKDHNVHLRGMAVGKGLKLNEYGLFRGEEKLAGATEEEVYAGLGLPFIPPEMREDRGEIEAALEGKLPNLVGMTDIQGDFHVHTNSTDGREPLEAMVTAARDRGYRYVGISDHSPSAVVAFGLTSERALEQRDRIRELNRGLKGFVVLAGTECDILEGGAMDYPDSVLKEFDYVLASIHSKFTLPKKEMTERLVAAIENPYVNVLAHPMARLIGARDPIEVDFDEVFAACARTQTAIEINAGPTRMDLTGAQARAAKAAGCVLAVDTDAHSSAELEAMRFGVGTARRGWLTSADVVNAWPIDKVRSFFR, encoded by the coding sequence TGACCGCGCCGGATGTGCGCGCCGTCCTCCGTGCGTTCACGACCTTCCCCACCGTGAAGCAGGTCTACTCGGAGGGCGAGATCAAATCGAGCGTCCTCGTCGAGTACGCCGGGTACGCTGGCGCCAACCGCTCGCTCCAGGTGGACCTCGAGATCCTGGAGGCCGGTAGCTGGGGTGCGGGCCTCCAGTATTTCACGGGATCCAAGGACCACAACGTGCACCTGCGCGGAATGGCGGTCGGCAAGGGTCTGAAGCTGAACGAATACGGCCTCTTCCGCGGCGAGGAGAAGCTCGCGGGCGCGACCGAGGAGGAGGTCTACGCGGGCCTCGGGTTGCCCTTCATCCCGCCCGAGATGCGGGAGGACCGCGGCGAAATTGAGGCCGCCCTCGAGGGCAAGCTTCCCAACCTGGTCGGGATGACCGATATCCAGGGGGACTTTCACGTCCACACGAATTCCACGGATGGAAGGGAGCCGCTCGAGGCCATGGTGACCGCCGCCCGCGATCGCGGCTATCGCTACGTCGGCATCTCGGACCACAGTCCGTCCGCGGTCGTGGCCTTCGGGCTGACGAGCGAGCGGGCGCTCGAGCAGCGCGACCGCATTCGCGAACTGAATCGGGGACTCAAAGGGTTCGTCGTCCTCGCAGGGACGGAGTGCGACATCTTGGAGGGCGGCGCCATGGACTATCCAGACAGCGTGTTGAAGGAGTTCGACTACGTCCTCGCGTCGATCCACTCGAAGTTCACGCTGCCGAAGAAGGAGATGACCGAGCGGCTCGTTGCGGCCATCGAGAATCCGTACGTGAACGTCCTGGCCCATCCCATGGCTCGGCTGATCGGCGCGCGCGATCCGATCGAGGTCGACTTCGATGAGGTCTTCGCAGCGTGCGCCCGCACCCAGACCGCCATCGAGATCAACGCGGGGCCGACCCGAATGGATCTCACCGGGGCTCAGGCGCGCGCGGCAAAGGCGGCGGGTTGCGTCCTCGCCGTCGACACCGACGCCCACTCAAGCGCGGAACTCGAGGCCATGCGATTTGGGGTCGGTACCGCGCGGAGGGGTTGGCTCACCTCCGCCGACGTCGTCAACGCGTGGCCAATCGACAAGGTCAGGTCCTTCTTCCGGTAG
- a CDS encoding uracil-DNA glycosylase codes for MAPAARARRQDLDATAATIRVCMRCRLHATRTNAVPGEGAANADLVLIGEAPGHDEDLAGRPFVGRAGRILDAALSAAGLPRQSVFITNVVKCRPPRNRKPVRSEAEACRPYLLGQIACIRPRLIVTLGATALRGLMGPGLELRAVRGHILRLGAIPVIPTYHPAAVLYNRKLEGTLRRDLRAAARRLGRRKRPARRRGATGRRT; via the coding sequence GTGGCCCCGGCCGCGCGCGCCCGACGGCAAGACCTGGATGCGACCGCGGCTACGATCCGCGTCTGCATGCGTTGTCGGCTCCATGCGACCCGGACGAACGCGGTCCCCGGGGAAGGAGCCGCGAACGCGGACCTGGTTCTGATCGGAGAGGCGCCGGGACACGACGAAGACCTGGCGGGCCGTCCGTTCGTCGGGCGGGCGGGTCGCATCCTCGATGCCGCGTTGAGCGCCGCGGGACTTCCGCGGCAATCCGTCTTCATCACGAACGTGGTCAAGTGCCGTCCTCCCCGGAACCGCAAACCCGTTCGGTCGGAGGCGGAGGCGTGCCGCCCGTACCTCCTAGGCCAGATCGCCTGCATCCGGCCGCGGCTGATTGTCACGCTAGGCGCCACAGCCCTCCGGGGGCTCATGGGCCCGGGGCTTGAGCTCCGAGCCGTCCGAGGCCACATCCTCCGGCTGGGCGCGATTCCCGTGATTCCGACCTACCACCCGGCCGCGGTGTTGTACAACCGGAAGCTGGAGGGCACCCTCAGGCGAGACCTCCGGGCCGCCGCTCGACGCCTCGGCCGGCGGAAGCGCCCGGCGCGGCGGCGCGGGGCTACCGGAAGAAGGACCTGA
- a CDS encoding Hsp20/alpha crystallin family protein, protein MSPEDEFEETRRAIHRMLKDAFEGKLGVFREPFIYGFTARARESRVEPSRPAVENPEVVTRDPLVDVMLTESAIYLTAEMSGVTGDDIRVGFDEGKLTIQGEGDRRYYSSVDLPADVDPDTLKHTFKNGVLDIVIARKRTLSA, encoded by the coding sequence ATGAGTCCTGAAGACGAGTTCGAGGAGACGCGGCGGGCAATCCACCGCATGCTCAAGGATGCCTTCGAGGGCAAGCTCGGCGTGTTCCGCGAGCCCTTCATCTACGGTTTCACCGCCCGCGCGCGCGAGAGCCGGGTCGAGCCCTCGCGGCCCGCCGTGGAGAACCCGGAGGTCGTCACGCGCGACCCGCTCGTGGACGTCATGCTCACAGAATCCGCCATCTACCTGACCGCGGAGATGTCCGGGGTCACGGGGGACGACATCCGCGTCGGATTCGACGAGGGGAAGCTCACAATCCAGGGCGAAGGGGACCGGAGGTACTACTCGTCCGTCGATCTCCCGGCCGACGTGGACCCCGACACCCTCAAGCACACGTTCAAGAACGGGGTCCTCGATATCGTTATCGCCCGCAAGCGCACCTTGTCGGCATGA